The following proteins come from a genomic window of Megalobrama amblycephala isolate DHTTF-2021 linkage group LG1, ASM1881202v1, whole genome shotgun sequence:
- the LOC125262527 gene encoding C3a anaphylatoxin chemotactic receptor-like has protein sequence MNESYYSNDMNSSGFDFNKTYSVSPEVRKSMRVISLVVYSLTFLLGVPGNIFVVYIAGMKMKRTVNTIWFLNLATADLLCCLSVPFSMVQILLDHHWPYGSVMCKILPTVIVSNMFASVFILSLISLDRFTQVITPVWAQNHRNLFLARLSCVVAWVLALVLSLPLMILGHTFTNEHLNNTYCTFLANEEDVSTSGLLSIIRFVFGFLIPLTCITSCYGIIARKLGSSHFHSGRAFRIMLAVIVAFFLCWLPYHMVDLIIWYGEDSIFLTALAVDPLAISLAYFNSCLNPILYVFMGQDFKNKVKLSLRRVFERAFSEEGTQMSRSTQSQQMHSVL, from the coding sequence ATGAATGAGTCTTATTACAGTAACGACATGAACTCAAGTGGATTTGATTTCAACAAGACATACTCAGTGTCTCCAGAGGTGAGGAAGTCTATGAGGGTGATTTCTCTGGTCGTCTACAGCCTGACGTTTCTCCTCGGAGTTCCTGgaaacatttttgttgtgtACATTGCTGGAATGAAGATGAAGAGGACCGTTAATACAATATGGTTTCTCAATCTAGCGACAGCTGACCTCCTGTGCTGCCTTTCCGTACCGTTCAGTATGGTGCAGATCCTTCTTGACCATCACTGGCCGTATGGATCCGTCATGTGCAAGATTCTCCCCACTGTTATAGTTAGTAACATGTTTGCCAGTGTTTTCATCTTGAGCTTGATTAGTCTAGATAGGTTCACCCAGGTGATCACACCGGTTTGGGCTCAAAATCATCGCAATTTGTTCCTTGCACGGCTGTCCTGTGTAGTGGCCTGGGTTCTGGCTTTGGTGCTCAGCTTGCCCTTAATGATATTAGGACATACTTTCACTAATGAGCATTTGAACAACACATATTGCACGTTTCTTGCTAATGAAGAAGATGTGTCAACATCGGGATTGTTGAGTATCATCAGATTTGTGTTTGGCTTTTTGATACCTCTCACATGCATCACATCATGCTATGGAATCATCGCACGCAAGTTAGGCAGCAGTCATTTTCACTCTGGCAGAGCGTTTCGCATCATGTTGGCTGTTATTGTGGCATTTTTTCTGTGCTGGCTGCCGTATCACATGGTGGACTTAATAATATGGTACGGAGAGGATTCAATTTTTTTAACAGCTTTGGCAGTGGATCCATTGGCCATCTCTTTAGCGTATTTCAACAGCTGCCTGAACCCCATTCTGTATGTTTTCATGGGGCAGGATTTTAAGAACAAAGTTAAACTTTCTCTAAGACGTGTTTTTGAAAGGGCTTTCTCTGAGGAAGGAACACAAATGTCACGATCCACCCAGTCACAGCAAATGCACTCAGTGTTGTGA